In Achromobacter spanius, the following proteins share a genomic window:
- a CDS encoding drug:proton antiporter: protein MTKPRIVVLVSVGEHPVSGVARSSRNDALALALARMLADGDVDVVHAGDPAAPALRDYLALGAAVIEAIDVAPGRDVLQALAEHVRDYDLVLCGTRAESGAGSGLLPYLLAQALHRPLLPAVLSADIDAGSVVTQQWLPKGKRREVAATLPAVLAVHPLAALDVRHVYARQRAGQIVAREPRAVAAPLAALRIEAAYGRPRKLAARESRSGHARLLAAITMESRGGAVITDGSPLEKAQAVIAYLRTHSLIDY from the coding sequence ATGACTAAGCCGCGCATCGTGGTGCTGGTCTCGGTGGGCGAACACCCCGTCAGCGGGGTGGCGCGCTCAAGCCGCAATGATGCGCTTGCACTGGCATTGGCGCGGATGCTCGCGGACGGTGACGTGGATGTGGTCCACGCGGGCGACCCCGCCGCCCCGGCGCTGCGCGACTATCTGGCACTGGGCGCGGCCGTGATCGAGGCGATTGACGTTGCCCCTGGCCGCGACGTGCTGCAAGCCCTGGCCGAGCACGTGCGCGACTACGACCTGGTGCTGTGCGGCACGCGGGCGGAAAGCGGCGCGGGCAGTGGCCTGCTGCCTTATCTGCTGGCGCAGGCGCTGCATAGGCCGCTGTTGCCCGCCGTCTTGTCGGCGGATATAGACGCGGGCAGCGTCGTCACGCAGCAATGGCTGCCCAAAGGAAAACGGCGTGAAGTCGCCGCCACGCTGCCGGCGGTGCTGGCCGTGCATCCCCTGGCCGCGCTGGACGTGCGCCACGTTTATGCACGGCAGCGCGCCGGCCAGATTGTGGCGCGCGAGCCCAGGGCGGTGGCCGCCCCGCTCGCCGCGCTGCGGATCGAAGCGGCTTACGGGCGCCCGCGCAAGCTGGCTGCGCGCGAATCGCGGTCGGGCCACGCTCGGCTGTTGGCCGCCATCACGATGGAAAGCCGAGGCGGGGCCGTCATCACCGACGGCAGCCCTCTTGAGAAGGCGCAGGCGGTCATCGCCTATCTGCGCACCCACAGCCTGATCGATTACTGA
- a CDS encoding electron transfer flavoprotein subunit alpha/FixB family protein has protein sequence MHRIRRVDPRRPHTVAEGGIRRIVLGEGSPSSGPDLQERTAQKPLRAAEARRCMLAVAHSDRGQLDPHARQAVAAAALLAEQDTFVHLLVFGEFDGDAGALGADRLTVITAPPAYAPDAELAILMTLIERDRPLHVFLPDNGLPDGDLGRRLAAATGDTAAAHVLELSADSVASPYLRAGLRRARQALPRIVLLAPDAIDDRLPFVGQGESARVMPLPMNSAYRDQGTRTLPATEVGLEEADLIVSAGNGVRDLSGFQALADALGAAVGASRVAVDDGRFSRGQQIGATGKTVSASAYLAFGISGAVQHLQGIKDCRHVIAVNLDASAPLVRRADLSIIDDTKRVAEALLTEVRQARAARRNPEASHD, from the coding sequence ATGCATCGCATACGCAGAGTCGATCCGCGCAGGCCCCACACCGTAGCGGAAGGGGGAATCCGGCGCATCGTGCTGGGCGAAGGCAGCCCTTCATCGGGCCCGGACTTGCAGGAAAGGACCGCGCAAAAGCCCTTGCGTGCCGCCGAGGCACGGCGCTGCATGCTCGCCGTGGCGCACAGCGACCGTGGCCAACTGGACCCGCACGCGCGTCAGGCCGTGGCCGCCGCCGCCCTGCTTGCCGAGCAAGACACCTTCGTGCATTTGCTGGTTTTCGGCGAATTCGACGGCGATGCCGGGGCACTGGGCGCGGACCGCCTCACCGTCATCACCGCGCCGCCCGCCTATGCGCCTGATGCCGAACTGGCCATCTTGATGACGCTGATCGAGCGTGATCGCCCGCTGCATGTCTTCCTGCCTGACAACGGCCTGCCCGACGGCGACCTGGGCCGGCGCCTGGCGGCAGCCACGGGCGATACGGCGGCGGCCCATGTGCTGGAACTGAGCGCCGATAGCGTGGCCAGCCCCTATCTGCGGGCGGGCCTGCGCCGGGCGCGCCAGGCCTTGCCGCGCATCGTGCTGCTGGCGCCGGACGCCATCGATGACCGTCTGCCCTTCGTCGGGCAGGGCGAGAGCGCGCGCGTCATGCCGCTGCCGATGAACTCGGCCTACCGCGATCAGGGCACCCGCACGCTACCCGCAACGGAAGTGGGCCTGGAAGAGGCCGACCTGATCGTGTCGGCGGGCAATGGCGTGCGCGACTTGTCCGGCTTCCAGGCCTTGGCCGACGCATTGGGCGCAGCGGTGGGCGCCAGCCGGGTCGCTGTTGACGACGGGCGCTTCTCTCGTGGCCAGCAGATCGGCGCCACGGGCAAGACGGTCAGCGCCAGCGCATACCTGGCATTCGGCATCTCGGGCGCGGTGCAGCATCTGCAAGGCATCAAAGACTGCCGCCACGTCATCGCGGTCAACCTGGACGCCAGCGCGCCGCTGGTCCGGCGCGCCGATCTAAGCATCATCGACGACACCAAACGGGTGGCCGAGGCGCTGTTGACCGAAGTCAGGCAGGCGCGTGCCGCCCGTCGCAACCCCGAGGCCAGCCATGACTAA
- a CDS encoding (Fe-S)-binding protein, protein MQPFATVITVLFWLSLLGLGVGGLRRAALWRVGRAAPVRWRDLLAVPKRYFVDLHRVVARDPYIARTHVATAGAAVAAMALVAVNYGLALYVPALDHAIAVAALVMLGGLLFVWHRRRKPPARLSRGVWNRLPWMLGAFALGLLLLGGVSTPLLSGAAGVATVALLALGAWELTVGAARGGPMKHALAGLLHLAFHPRPERFGRASPGQKAALRPLPLLADPASAPLGVGKPAAFAWNQLLSFDACVQCGKCEAACPAYAAGQPLNPKKLIQDMVVGMAGGSDAAYAGSPMPGMPVGERKGGAHSAIVPGLLAAESLWACTTCRACVHECPMLIEHVDAVIDMRRQQTLEHGAVPGTAPAVLANLRETGSAGGYDLGARYHWAVDLNVPEAQPGKPVDVLLIAGEGAFGLRYQRSLRALVKAMRAGGVDFAVLGACETDTGDVARRLGDEATFQLLATRLIRTLSHLTFKRIVTADPHILHSLRNEYPALGGHYHVLHHTSLLAQLAGTGRLRLKPADNPAPLTYHDPCYLGRYNGETEAPRELLRHLGLTLNEMTRHGLNGRCCGGGGGAALTDIPGERRIPDIRIQDARDVGAHRVVVACPNCTAMLEGVVGPRPDVRDIAELVADALEA, encoded by the coding sequence ATGCAACCGTTCGCCACCGTCATTACCGTGCTGTTCTGGCTGTCTCTGCTGGGTCTGGGCGTGGGTGGCTTGCGTCGGGCCGCGCTATGGCGCGTAGGCCGTGCCGCACCGGTGCGCTGGCGCGACCTGCTGGCCGTGCCCAAGCGGTATTTCGTCGACCTGCATCGCGTGGTGGCGCGCGACCCTTATATCGCCCGCACGCACGTGGCTACGGCCGGCGCCGCCGTGGCCGCCATGGCGCTGGTGGCGGTGAACTACGGCTTGGCGTTGTACGTTCCGGCCTTGGACCATGCCATCGCCGTGGCGGCGCTGGTGATGCTGGGCGGCCTGCTGTTCGTCTGGCATCGGCGTCGCAAGCCGCCAGCGCGCTTGTCGCGCGGGGTGTGGAACCGTCTGCCCTGGATGCTCGGCGCCTTCGCGTTGGGCCTGCTCTTGCTTGGTGGGGTGTCGACGCCGTTGCTATCGGGCGCGGCGGGCGTTGCCACGGTGGCGCTGCTGGCGCTGGGTGCGTGGGAACTGACGGTGGGCGCGGCCCGTGGGGGGCCGATGAAGCACGCGCTGGCAGGCCTGCTGCATCTGGCTTTTCATCCCCGGCCAGAACGATTCGGCCGCGCGTCGCCCGGCCAGAAGGCGGCCTTGCGCCCGCTGCCGCTGCTTGCCGACCCGGCATCCGCGCCCTTGGGCGTGGGCAAGCCGGCGGCCTTCGCCTGGAACCAACTGCTGAGCTTTGATGCCTGCGTGCAGTGTGGCAAATGCGAAGCCGCCTGCCCCGCGTATGCGGCGGGCCAGCCCTTGAATCCCAAGAAGCTGATCCAGGACATGGTGGTGGGCATGGCAGGGGGATCAGATGCCGCTTACGCCGGCAGCCCCATGCCGGGCATGCCCGTGGGCGAGCGCAAGGGCGGGGCTCATAGCGCCATCGTGCCGGGGCTGCTCGCCGCCGAGTCGCTGTGGGCCTGCACCACCTGCCGTGCCTGCGTGCACGAATGCCCAATGCTGATTGAGCACGTCGACGCTGTCATCGACATGCGCCGCCAGCAGACGCTTGAACACGGCGCGGTGCCGGGCACGGCGCCCGCGGTGCTGGCCAATTTGCGCGAAACCGGCTCGGCTGGGGGCTATGACCTTGGCGCTCGCTACCACTGGGCGGTGGACTTGAATGTGCCGGAGGCCCAGCCCGGAAAACCCGTGGACGTGTTGCTGATTGCCGGAGAGGGCGCATTCGGCTTGCGCTACCAGCGCAGCCTGAGGGCGCTGGTCAAGGCGATGCGGGCGGGCGGGGTGGACTTTGCCGTGCTGGGGGCTTGCGAGACCGACACCGGCGACGTCGCCCGACGTCTGGGTGATGAAGCCACGTTCCAATTGCTGGCCACCCGACTCATACGCACCTTGTCGCACCTGACGTTCAAGCGCATCGTCACGGCCGACCCGCACATCCTGCACAGCCTGCGCAATGAATATCCCGCGCTGGGCGGCCATTACCACGTACTGCACCACACCAGCCTGCTGGCGCAATTGGCGGGCACGGGCCGCTTGCGGCTGAAGCCGGCCGACAACCCCGCGCCCCTGACCTATCACGACCCCTGTTATCTGGGCCGCTACAACGGCGAGACCGAGGCGCCGCGTGAGCTCTTGCGCCACTTGGGCCTGACGCTCAACGAAATGACACGTCACGGCTTGAATGGGCGCTGCTGCGGCGGTGGTGGCGGGGCCGCGTTGACGGATATTCCGGGCGAACGGCGCATTCCCGACATCCGCATCCAGGACGCTCGCGACGTGGGCGCACACCGGGTGGTGGTCGCCTGCCCAAACTGCACGGCCATGCTGGAAGGCGTGGTCGGGCCAAGGCCGGACGTGCGCGATATCGCGGAACTGGTGGCCGACGCCTTGGAGGCATGA